One window from the genome of Pungitius pungitius chromosome 14, fPunPun2.1, whole genome shotgun sequence encodes:
- the grhl1 gene encoding grainyhead-like protein 1 homolog isoform X1, whose amino-acid sequence MSQEHDNKRAVLVLQNEPGYAGQRRSFTTEDEAWKSFLENPLTAATKAMMSINGDEDSAAALGLLYDYYKVPRDKRTITQSKPEALVCDVDPNKRHQIQLGHPIPPLQEGGLENRIQVLKGPFNILQLAQDKRAQFASPDTTVTVSIAAVPNYPMVKTEGPAHGFSVTVPNNCAESDGHVYDRQLAHSAVQFSPGTHSRTPPDSTFSESYKDGSQEVYSFPGDIQLRMAMSPEDYTQFNNVPGSNFEYTLEASKSLRQKTGDGTMTYLNKGQFYPITLREADHKGMQQPITKVRSVVMVVFGEEKCRDDQLKHWKYWHSRQHTAKQRCLDIADYKESFNTIGNIEEISYNAISFTWDTHEEAKIFISVNCLSTDFSSQKGVKGLPLNLQIDTYSYNNRSNKPIHRAYSHIKVFCDKGAERKIRDEERKQSRRKGKSAELNAGLAFGDAKVPLLQKRNDVTLFKMMSDHETQPVLFIPDIHFSTCQRQPFPTEDVEESSGMKRLPFSEEEFGSPPNKMPRGGEPKKVLLYVRKETEEVFDALMLKNPTLKGLVEAISEKYELPLDKVGKVYKKCKKGILVHMDDNIIKHYSNEDTFQITMEEMGGMYKLTLTEI is encoded by the exons TAAGCGAGCGGTCCTGGTTCTCCAGAACGAGCCGGGCTATGCCGGCCAGCGCCGCTCCTTCACCACAGAGGACGAGGCCTGGAAATCCTTTCTGGAGAACCCACTGACGGCCGCCACCAAGGCCATGATGAGCATCAACGGGGACGAAGACAGCGCTGCAGCTCTGGGCCTGCTGTACGACTACTATAAG GTGCCCAGGGATAAGAGAACAATAACCCAAAGCAAGCCAGAAGCCCTCGTCTGTGATGTGGATCCCAACAAAAG ACACCAGATCCAGCTGGGACACCCCATACCTCCACTTCAGGAAGGCGGTTTGGAGAACAGGATCCAGGTCCTCAAGGGGCCCTTCAATATTCTTCAGCTGGCCCAGGACAAGAGGGCCCAGTTCGCCTCCCCAG ACACGACCGTCACCGTTTCCATCGCCGCCGTCCCGAACTACCCAATGGTGAAGACAGAGGGGCCCGCCCACGGCTTCTCCGTCACCGTGCCGAACAACTGTGCCGAAAGCGACGGCCACGTCTATGACCGCCAGCTCGCCCACAGCGCGGTGCAGTTCAGCCCGGGCACCCACTCCCGCACGCCCCCCGACTCCACCTTCTCCGAGAGTTACAAGGATGGTTcccaggag GTGTATTCCTTCCCCGGGGATATCCAGTTACGCATGGCCATGTCGCCTGAGGACTACACGCAGTTTAACAACGTGCCGGG GAGTAACTTTGAATACACCCTCGAGGCGTCCAAGTCCCTGCGTCAGAAGACAGGTGACGGGACGATGACGTACCTCAACAAGGGCCAGTTTTACCCGATCACCCTCAGGGAGGCTGACCACAAAGGAATGCAGCAACCCATTACCAAAGTCAGG AGTGTAGTCATGGTGGTGTTTGGAGAGGAGAAGTGCCGAGATGATCAGCTGAAGCACTGGAAGTACTGGCACTCCAGACAGCACACTGCCAAACAGAGGTGTCTGGACATTG CTGACTACAAGGAGAGCTTCAACACCATCGGTAACATCGAGGAGATTTCCTACAACGCCATTTCTTTCACCTGGGACACCCACGAAGAGGCCAAA ATCTTCATCTCCGTCAACTGTCTGAGCACCGACTTCTCCTCCCAGAAGGGCGTGAAGGGTCTCCCTCTGAACCTGCAGATCGACACCTACAGCTACAACAACCGCAGCAACAAGCCCATCCACCGCGCCTACAGCCACATCAAGGTCTTCTGTGACAAGGGGGCCGAGAGGAAGATCCGAgacgaggagaggaagcagtCCCGCCGAAAAGGGAAGTCCGCCGAGCTCAACGCCGGCCTGGCCT TTGGCGATGCCAAAGTTCCCCTCCTCCAAAAACGCAACGACGTGACCCTCTTCAAGATGATGAGCGACCACGAGACCCAGCCTGTCCTTTTCATCCCGGACATCCACTTCTCTACCTGCCAGCGCCAG CCATTCCCGACAGAAGACGTTGAGGAAAG CTCGGGCATGAAGAGATTACCCTTCAGTGAGGAAGAGTTTGGTTCACCCCCAAACAAGATGCCGAGAGGAGGGGAACCCAAGAAAG TGCTGCTGTACGTGCgcaaggagacggaggaggtgTTTGATGCTCTCATGCTTAAGAATCCCACACTGAAAGGCCTGGTGGAAGCT ATTTCAGAGAAGTATGAATTACCTTTGGATAAAGTTGGGAAAGTCTACAAGAAGTGCAAGAAAGG GATTCTAGTGCACATGGACGACAACATCATCAAACACTACTCCAACGAAGACACCTTCCAGATCACCATGGAGGAGATGGGCGGCATGTACAAGCTCACCCTCACTGAGATCTGA
- the grhl1 gene encoding grainyhead-like protein 1 homolog isoform X2 → MMSINGDEDSAAALGLLYDYYKVPRDKRTITQSKPEALVCDVDPNKRHQIQLGHPIPPLQEGGLENRIQVLKGPFNILQLAQDKRAQFASPDTTVTVSIAAVPNYPMVKTEGPAHGFSVTVPNNCAESDGHVYDRQLAHSAVQFSPGTHSRTPPDSTFSESYKDGSQEVYSFPGDIQLRMAMSPEDYTQFNNVPGSNFEYTLEASKSLRQKTGDGTMTYLNKGQFYPITLREADHKGMQQPITKVRSVVMVVFGEEKCRDDQLKHWKYWHSRQHTAKQRCLDIADYKESFNTIGNIEEISYNAISFTWDTHEEAKIFISVNCLSTDFSSQKGVKGLPLNLQIDTYSYNNRSNKPIHRAYSHIKVFCDKGAERKIRDEERKQSRRKGKSAELNAGLAFGDAKVPLLQKRNDVTLFKMMSDHETQPVLFIPDIHFSTCQRQPFPTEDVEESSGMKRLPFSEEEFGSPPNKMPRGGEPKKVLLYVRKETEEVFDALMLKNPTLKGLVEAISEKYELPLDKVGKVYKKCKKGILVHMDDNIIKHYSNEDTFQITMEEMGGMYKLTLTEI, encoded by the exons ATGATGAGCATCAACGGGGACGAAGACAGCGCTGCAGCTCTGGGCCTGCTGTACGACTACTATAAG GTGCCCAGGGATAAGAGAACAATAACCCAAAGCAAGCCAGAAGCCCTCGTCTGTGATGTGGATCCCAACAAAAG ACACCAGATCCAGCTGGGACACCCCATACCTCCACTTCAGGAAGGCGGTTTGGAGAACAGGATCCAGGTCCTCAAGGGGCCCTTCAATATTCTTCAGCTGGCCCAGGACAAGAGGGCCCAGTTCGCCTCCCCAG ACACGACCGTCACCGTTTCCATCGCCGCCGTCCCGAACTACCCAATGGTGAAGACAGAGGGGCCCGCCCACGGCTTCTCCGTCACCGTGCCGAACAACTGTGCCGAAAGCGACGGCCACGTCTATGACCGCCAGCTCGCCCACAGCGCGGTGCAGTTCAGCCCGGGCACCCACTCCCGCACGCCCCCCGACTCCACCTTCTCCGAGAGTTACAAGGATGGTTcccaggag GTGTATTCCTTCCCCGGGGATATCCAGTTACGCATGGCCATGTCGCCTGAGGACTACACGCAGTTTAACAACGTGCCGGG GAGTAACTTTGAATACACCCTCGAGGCGTCCAAGTCCCTGCGTCAGAAGACAGGTGACGGGACGATGACGTACCTCAACAAGGGCCAGTTTTACCCGATCACCCTCAGGGAGGCTGACCACAAAGGAATGCAGCAACCCATTACCAAAGTCAGG AGTGTAGTCATGGTGGTGTTTGGAGAGGAGAAGTGCCGAGATGATCAGCTGAAGCACTGGAAGTACTGGCACTCCAGACAGCACACTGCCAAACAGAGGTGTCTGGACATTG CTGACTACAAGGAGAGCTTCAACACCATCGGTAACATCGAGGAGATTTCCTACAACGCCATTTCTTTCACCTGGGACACCCACGAAGAGGCCAAA ATCTTCATCTCCGTCAACTGTCTGAGCACCGACTTCTCCTCCCAGAAGGGCGTGAAGGGTCTCCCTCTGAACCTGCAGATCGACACCTACAGCTACAACAACCGCAGCAACAAGCCCATCCACCGCGCCTACAGCCACATCAAGGTCTTCTGTGACAAGGGGGCCGAGAGGAAGATCCGAgacgaggagaggaagcagtCCCGCCGAAAAGGGAAGTCCGCCGAGCTCAACGCCGGCCTGGCCT TTGGCGATGCCAAAGTTCCCCTCCTCCAAAAACGCAACGACGTGACCCTCTTCAAGATGATGAGCGACCACGAGACCCAGCCTGTCCTTTTCATCCCGGACATCCACTTCTCTACCTGCCAGCGCCAG CCATTCCCGACAGAAGACGTTGAGGAAAG CTCGGGCATGAAGAGATTACCCTTCAGTGAGGAAGAGTTTGGTTCACCCCCAAACAAGATGCCGAGAGGAGGGGAACCCAAGAAAG TGCTGCTGTACGTGCgcaaggagacggaggaggtgTTTGATGCTCTCATGCTTAAGAATCCCACACTGAAAGGCCTGGTGGAAGCT ATTTCAGAGAAGTATGAATTACCTTTGGATAAAGTTGGGAAAGTCTACAAGAAGTGCAAGAAAGG GATTCTAGTGCACATGGACGACAACATCATCAAACACTACTCCAACGAAGACACCTTCCAGATCACCATGGAGGAGATGGGCGGCATGTACAAGCTCACCCTCACTGAGATCTGA